DNA sequence from the Desulfatiglans sp. genome:
CATGCCCGCCCAGGAATATCATTAAAAGGGTATCCTCAATCATACTATGCATCAGCCCCATAAAAGATAGTGAAAAAAATATCTCTCTTTCAGATAGCCTGCCTGAATGGGCCTCACGGATAATCAGACCTCCCCCGTAACCAATACCCATAGTCATGCCAATTATGGTAACAGGAACCGCATCCTTGCTGATACCCATCATTTTGAGGACCGGCCTGAGTACACGGCCTAAGAGATCGGTGATATGAAGCCAGTTCAATAATCTTACAGTAATAAGCAGGAGGAGGATTATTATATAGATAGATAACAGTGTTTTTAACTGGGCTATTGCCCATACTCCCCATGAGGGGTCAACTCTCTCCGGTTTCCATACAGCAATAAACTCTGTCTGGAGTAAACCGGTATAATGATACATCTGGTTCAACAGTATCCCTGAAACAAAAGCACCCAACACCCTGAAAACAAGCATAAACCACAATTTTATCCCTGCTTTACGAGCAATCCCCAGTTCTATTGGCAGGCTATGGGCTACAAGCATCATTGTTGCAAGAATAGTCACCTGTGCAACTGTAAGGTGTTCAATAAGTACCATGGAGGAGAATACAAGGATTGCAGTATAAAGATTTAAGAACATGGCAGTTGCCCATACAACCCCCATGCTCCCGGGAAGACCGGCATACTGCATAACATGCCCTAGGAAAAGACCAATATAATCCACAACACCCCAGTCGGTTAAAAGCTTTGTAGCGATACTGACAGGGATAACGATCTTGAACAGGATAAGGCTGGTCTTCCATGTTTCGTTAAAAAGTATTTCCCCCTGTTTCTTCAGGGAATCTATAAAGGCTTTTATTTCCATACGTGTTTCAAATCAAGCTGACAGTATTAGCCTGTTTTTAACTATCTCCCTGAATCCATTGTCCAGCCATTACCCAGCCCGTATGGAAGGGTAACAAATGGAGCTGCCTCCACGTGGTGAATCAGCCCGTCACGTATACTAAAGGTCTCCATTGTTACAAGGTTCAGCATCATACCGGGCGGATCACCCGGTTTTGCAGTGCGGCTTGTCCCGTCATGAACAAACAGGGGAAAGGTGCCCACAATCTGTTTTGCCTCATCAATAATAAGTACCCTTCTTGGTCTGATGCGCTTCATATGGGCAAATGTCTTTTCATTGATCTGCTCGGTGCAGGTGAGCATACTGAACCTGAGCATCTCTTTTCCCTGCTCTGTATCAGCAGTAGGAATAAAAGGCGCTGGCATCATGCGTCCACCGGGTGGCGGGTTATTTACTGTGCGGTAGCCATTTTCGTGCCTGACACACTCCTTTGCAAAGGCCCCTATCCTGCCATTATCCCCTTCAAGTGCATCAAAATAGGTGTTTGCAATACGATTAAGCATATCCCTTGAGGCCCTTTTTTTGAGCGGTACATCCTCTGTTAGCAGGGGCACAGGTGTTGTAAGAAGCGGTATTGCCGCATCGTTTATATCACGGTCATAGAGATGCTCTATCTCCTGTATCTTACCACGGTCTATCTTGAGCCTTACAGCAACCAGGGCGTTTTGCCCCCCGATTATGAGACGTGTCTGTAAAGCAACCTGCTCATTAACAGGATCAGCCACATAAATTTTAAATTCGGTTGGTTCACTTTTTGTGCGCCACAGGACACCCTCCCCCACATCCATCATCCCGGTGTTTTCGGTCATACGAAGATCCTGGGCCAGAGGGGGGACAATCCCCTTATCCTGCATGAATATCGCATTCATATAGCCATCCATAATCGCAACCAGGCAGGCCCTGTCACACTCCTTTTTATCAACCATACCCCATTCCGGTTCTGCGGCAAAGGCATTGTTAATCAGTTGACCTGTAATCAGCAACACAACCAAATAATGCCAAAATCTAAGAAATTTTCTGTACCCCATAATGACCTCCTTAATATTGATGTTAACACCCTTTTTCCTGAATCTCTAACAGAGTTTTGCTTATAAAACAAGATACTCCTTAAGTATATCGGGGCAATTTTTCACACATTTTTCATTTTTTATTCTTATTCATTTCATCGAATGAGTTTAAATTAGAAATATTGTCATTGTAATCCATGTAGGATAAAGTGAAAAAAACCATAATCCGGGGGAAAACATGAAACCCATAATCCTGATTGTTGAAGATGAGCCGGCCATTACCGATAATATCCAGTATGCCCTTGAGACTGAGGGTTTTGAAACAATCTGCTTTTCTGAGGGTAAAATTGCCCTAGAATATCTGGACAGAGAGGCGATTGACCTTATAGTACTGGATATTGGCCTTCCTGACATAAGCGGTTTTGAACTGTGCAAGGACATACGTAAAAAAACCAACACACCGATCATCTTTCTTACGGCACGCACAGAGGAGGTTGACAGGATTGTTGGTCTTGAGATAGGCGCAGATGACTATGTTACAAAGCCATTCAGCCCGAGGGAACTCACCGCAAGGATCAGGGCAGTACTACGAAGAACAGCCCGTTCCGATGAAAACTCACATGAGCAGGGGATATTTGATATTGATGAATCACGCAGGAGGATAACCTATAAGTGTAAGCCGGTCGATCTGTCAAAGTATGAATTCAATATCTTAAAGACATTCATCCAAAGACCGGGCCATGTCTTTTCACGTGACAGGCTTATGGACATGGCATGGGAAGAACCGGAGGCAAGCCTTGACCGCACGGTTGATGCACACATAAAAAACATAAGGGCTAAACTCAAAAATATCGATCCAGATACTGACCCTATCATAACCCACAGGGGTGTAGGATATTCATTGAGGGATGACCTATGAAACTGGGCCTCCGCATATTCCTCTGCTATTTGCTGATCTTTGCGGCATGTTTCTTTTACCCGATAAACTGGGTGCTTGATCATCTCAGGATCCGCTACCTTGAAGGGGTTGAAGATGTGCTTGTTGATCAGGCCAATATCCTGGCTGCCATTGCTGGCAGAGATATGGAAAAGGGTTCCCTTGATGTTGAAAAGTGGGAAAGAATATTCAGGGAAGTCAAATCGCGGGAACTCTCATCAAGGATATATGATTTTGACAAGACGAATGTGGATATGAGTATCTATATAACAGACAAAATTGGAAGGCTCATCTTTGATTCTGAAGAGAGAGAGAATATCGGCAAGGATTATATAAAATGGAGGGATGTAAGACTCACCCTGAGAGGAGAATATGGTGCGCGTACAACAAAAAAATATGAAAATGACAACAAATCATCAGTACTCTATATTGCTGCACCTATAATTATAAAAGGCAAAATCGCAGGTGTATTGACTGTAGCAAAACCCACCACCAATATAAATACATATATAGATAATGCGAAACCGGAAATATCAAGGGTAAGCCTCTTTTCAGCCCTTTGCGCTGTTATGTTGAGCCTTGTAGCAACACTCTGGATAATAAGACCCATCAACCGCCTGAAGATATATGCCGAGGATATAAGGCAGGGAAAACGCACCCCGTTTCCAAGGCTTGACCGCACAGAGATAGGTGAAATGGGTATTGCCTTTGAAAGGATGAAGGAGGCGCTTGAGGGCAAAAAATATGTTGAACAGTACATACAGACACTTACACATGAGATTAAAAGCCCGGTTTCTGCCATAAGGGGTGCAGCAGAGCTTCTTGAAGAGAATATGCCTGAGGAGAGAAGGGAGCGGTTTCTGACAAACATCAGAACTGAGGCAAACAGGATTCAGAATATCATAGACCGAATGCTTGAATTATCAGAGCTTGAAAGCCGGAACAGGCTGCGTCAACTTAAGGAGATAGACACAGGAGCACTGATAAGAACAGTCATTGAGAGCAAACAACCCATGCTGCTTAAAAAGAATATAGCGGTTAATATAAAGATTGGTGAAGAGCTGCATGCAACCGGTGACCCATTCCTGTTACATCAGGCCGTATCAAACCTTGTCCAGAACGCAATAGATTTCAGTCCCTCCGGTTCACAGATCACTGTTTCAGCATCAAAAAATGATAACGTGATTGTAATTGAGGTCATTGATAATGGATCAGGCATACCTGAATATGCCCTTGAAAAGATATTTAATAAATTCTTCTCACTAAACAGGCCGGACACAGAAAAAAAGAGCACAGGCCTTGGCCTTAATTTTGTGAGAGAGGTTGCAGAGCTTCACAATGGAAAGATAATGATTGTGAATCGACCGGAGGGTGGGGTAAAGGCATCCTTCATATTACCAGGACAAACTGAATAATGGATGACATGAGTTTCTGTAGAGACAAGGCATGCCTTGTCTCTACGATCAGGTATGAATTTCTTTTTTAGCACCTATGAAACATGGTGCTATTTTAGTGTAAGGGCACGGTGCGCCGTGCCCTTTCCTATGTAATTATGATATATCCAGTAAACCTACTTCGCTGGTTTAAAATAATAATAAAGATAAACAAAGAGGCCTAAAACGATTGTCCCGCCTCCATATATAAGCACAAATGGATTACCCTTTACTGTATGTGCAATAATCCACAGATTGCTTAGTATAAACAATACCGGTGTTACAGGATAACCGAAAGTCCTGTATGGGCGGTCGATGCTTGGCAACCTGAATCTGAGGATCATAAGACCTATTACAGTAAGCATGGCAAATAGAGAGAGTGTGAACCCTATATACATCAAGAGTTTATCAAATGAAGAGGTGATAACCATTATTATAGCAATAGCTGCCTGGAGCAGGATAGCCTTGCCAGGTGTGGTATGTTTCGGGTTAACATCGCCAAACCATTTTGGAAATGCATTATCCTTTGCCATTGCATAATATACCCTGGGCCCTGTCATTATCATTGCGCTTATGACAGATAAAAGGCAGATAGTAATGGCACCCGAAAAAATAGTCCCGATCTTTACACCGAAAAGGGATATTGCCGCTGTTGCGCCCACATCTTCAATACCTGTCATCTCAGATATGGGGAGTGCATATATGAAGAGAAGGTTGAGGAGCATGTAAAGGGCCATAACAACCATTGTACCCCACAACAGTGAAAGGGGTATGTTTCTTGAGGGCTCCTTTATCTCTGAGCCTATATAGGCGGCCGCATTCCAGCCGCTGTATGCAAATGATATATAGATCAGAGATGTTGCAAACTCGCCGGTAAATAATGATTTTGATACAGGCCCTGAACTGAAATTTTCAAGGCTGCCCTTTCCTAAATAAAAACCGAGCGCTATAAAGGCCAGTATCACTGTTATCTTAAATAAGGTTAGAATGTTCTGTACCCTGCTGCCAAAACTCAGGCTATACCAGTGGGCAATAGAAAAGAGAATAATGACAGAGATGCCGGTTATCGTATAAAAAGTTAATGGAAGAATACCAAACAGATTAAACACATCTTGACCTGAAGCCTCAGCGCCAATGCTCCTGAAGAGATATTTTGAAAATGCAATGGATGCAGCAGCTATGGGTGCAGAAAAACCCACAATCAGGGATACCCATCCTGAAAGAAAGCCAAATGGTTTCCCGATGCTTTCTCTTAAAAACACATATTCACCCCCGGCCTTTGGGAATATTGCCCCCAGTTCCCCATAGCAGAGGGCGCCCGTGAGTGCCAGTATACCACCTATAAACCAGCAGAGGATCATTGCGGCGGGATTTTTCAGGTCTGCCATGATAAAGCCTGAGGTTGTAAACACACCTGTGCCTATCATATTGGCAATAACAAGTATAACAGCAGTCCCAAGACCTATAGTTCTTTTTAGCTGATCGTTTTCATCCATATAAATCCTAATGTCTGTGTGCCTTTGCTGTATCGGTTAGACACGGGCCAACAAACACAAGAAAGAGGTTCTTTTCCTTTTCTGTATCAATAGTATTCTTAAGACCTTTAATATCAGTAATAACTATCTTTTCACTTCCTGAATATCCTGCACGGTAGACAATATGAACCGGTGTATCAGGTTTATATACTGCATTGAAAAACTCTACCATAGCAACGAGGTCTTTCATGGCCATAAATACGCTCATGGTCTCGCCATTTTTAGCAGCAGCCTCAAACAGGGGTTTGTTTTCAAGAATTCCCCTTGATGTGGTTAGAATCATAGACCCCTTACAACCTGTATGCCTGTTTAACAGGGAGCTTGCGACATTAAATGAACTCAAGCCAGGGATTGTTTCAAACATATCCTTATCAAAATGTTCACTGATATACTCGGACCCGCTCCATATCGTAGGATCGCCATATTCAAGGATTGCAACGTGTTTGCCCTTGCTCAGCTCTGCTTTTATAGAATCAGCCATTGCAGCTCGTCTATCTTCTACTATCTTTTTCAGGTCATCCTGAGATGCACCCGGATTTTTCTTTTTCACCTCAGGTGGTGAAAAATCATAGATATCAAAGAGAACAGGTTTATCACCCATATATTTGCCAAACCTCTTCTTTATGTCCGGTGAGCATATGAATGCATCTGCCCTTGACATGGCAGTAATGGCCTCTATGGTTATAAGGTCTGTATCGCCAGGGCCTATCCCGATATATGTAAGCTTTGGTCTCCTTTTCAGGTCAATTACCTCTATTTTATTAACTGATTTGATATCACGATCTGCCATGATGTCATCAGAAGGGACAAATATGAATTTTCCTTCCTTATCAATCTTTTTTCCATTTTTCATGTCAGCTATTATGGTGTTATCCTCAACTCTGTTAAGGAATACCTCTCCATATGAGAAGGTTGTCCTGTAGCCATCCGGGGCTGATATATGGAATATCTGTGAGAGTACAGGTTCTATACCCGCCTTGTTTATGATCTCATTAAACAACACCCCGGAATAATCATCACTTCCATGATACCCCTTCCCTTCTCCCATGTGCAGTACATGCATATCTTTACGCGTTTTAAATCCTGAAAGATCGGTTATTGTCAACTCCTGTTTTACCTTGCCTGTCACAGTAAATGATGGCGCATCAAGTTTAGCGGATTTATCAGCGGGCATCCTGGGAGCAGGATCAATGACCTCTATACTTACGATATTCTCAATAGACCTGTCAGTATATTCATCACATGCCACAACCAGTTTTGGGAAACCTATTTTTCTGTCAAACTGCTTCATCCTTGGTTCTGATTCCTCTGGCTTATGACATGAACTGCAGTCATGGTGTGGCCTGATCGGTGTGGCAGAGGTTGCTATTATGATGTCATAGGAGTTTTTATAAAATATCTCACCCCATGACAGGGCAACCTCCTGCCCTTCACTGTTCCTGACCAGTACTGCCAGATCAATTGCCTTATTATATGCAGACTCCTCTTTTGCAACAAAGGCTGTCTCAAGCAGTGTGCGGAGGGGCACACCATTATAATACCACGCACCCCTGTATGATTTGTCTTTTAATATTTCATTCAGTTGGATGCGGACGGTCTTGAACCTGCAGATATCTTCCATTGAAAGGTTCAAAGGCTGCTTTACCGCACCTGTGATGCTGATGGATGCGGCATATATATTAGTACATATAAAAACTGAGAAAAAAATAATAACTGATAATAGAAATTTTTTCATATGCTCCCCCTTTTGTTACAGGGTTTAAGATACAACTACCTCTAAAAATAAACATCCCCGCCAAAAAGCGCGGGGAAGTTTACCTTTAACCGATTTCAAATATTCCAAATAAAAAATTAAAAATTTGCTTCAAGTCCAATAAAAAGACTTCTTCCTTCCCTCGGAAAACCATAACCTGTACTGTAATTTTCATCAAGTAGATTCTGTAGACTCATGTTAACCTGAAAATTTTTGGTCATCTGAAACATACCTTTAATGTCAAATACCCAGTAGTCATCAAGTTCAACCCAATCCCCATTCCTTTTTTCCTCTTTCTGACCCTTGTCATATCTTGCCTTGACTAATAAGGAGAGATAATCATTAAATGTGATCAGGTCAGTAATCTTAAACTGATGTTTTGGGGTTTCAGGGAGATAATCACTATCTCTATCGGGGCTTTCATTTTGAGCATCAACATAGGCATAGGCCAACTGGATTTTGTTTTTATCAAAATATGTATTAGAAAGTGAAAATTCAAAACCTTTGTAACTCGCCTCACCTATATTGTCATTGAAATCCAGGTCTTCGCCTACAGTTATTTGTGTGATTAAATCTGTTACATCTGAATAGAAAAGGGTAAAATCTAAAATGCTTTCAAAAGGAACAGCACTTGATATCCCTGCTTCGTAATTTATAGACTCTTCCTTTCTAAGATTCGGGTTAGGTATGGCAGTATCCTGATAGGCCGAAAATAATTCCTTCTGAGTGGGGAATCTTGTCTTTTTAGCTGCAGAAACATGGAGTTCAGTCTTGTCTGTTAACCCGTAGGTCAATCCCAGGATACCATTTAATGAATCATCATCATCCCTTGTCGGTCCGCCATTTGCATACTTTGCCTCCTGAACATCATAGTTCATTCCTGCTACAAGAAAGGCCTTTTCAGTCAGTTCAATAGAATCCTCAACCCCATATGATGATGTCCTTGTTTCCCATTTTTCCCATGGATCACCGGTGTTGCCCTGTGATTTATGAACATCATTCTTTAAATGATATGAAAAGCTCAGGATATTTTTATTAAAATAATCAGTCCTGAGAATCAATGAACCGCCGTCTGTATGGTCATCATATGTGCTGTGAAAGGAAGAACGGGCATTCTGCGTTGTATAGTTAGCGTCGTCAAATGCGTCAAGAACATTGTAATATTCATCATGATACAGCCTGACCTTAGCTGACAGGTTATCGGTTATCCTGCTGTCACCTATAAAATAATAGGTTGTCTTTTCCCATTCAGGAAAACGCCAGAAACGGGGACGTTCGGAAGGATAAACGTTTGGAGGCAAACCCTTATCACTGCTGGTTTTATAATAACCTAATGCATACTCATGGCCCTCAGTTGGCATGAAACCTACCTTTATAGACTCTGTATGACTTCTTACATAAGAGTTGTCCCTTTCGTCGCCTCTTTCAGGTGAATCTTGATCTGGTTCATCTGGTGGCACATAATCTTCGGACATCTCAAAGTAATCACTATTGAGGCCTGTAAAACCACCCATGATATAAAACTTACCTATCATGGAACCTAAATTTACAGTACCCCTGTAATTATCCAGACCATAATTAAACTTTACTGATCCTTCAAAAGACTCTGTCGGCCTCATTGAAATTATGTTGATAACACCGCCCATTGTATTGGCTCCATACAGTGTTGATGAAGCCCCTTTACTGAGGGTAATTCTAGAAATATTTCCTGTTGAGATCTCGCCCGGATCAACATAACCATCGTAGGGGATATACCAGGGTATCCCGTCAAAAAAAATAGGCACATACCTCTGATTGAATCCCCTTACATTGACATATGCCTCATTTCTAGAACCTGTGCTGATAGCCAAGCCGGGCATTGCATCAAGAGCGTCTGCGATACTATTAAAATCGTTTAATTGGATCTGATCCCTGTCTATTGTCTCGGTTGTAGCGACCTTTGATATTGCCTCGGAATTGGCTGTTACAACTATTTCACCGAGCTCAAAGACTTCTCCTGACTTTTCTTTCTGTACTTCAGCAGTTACATACCCGCTTAAAAAGAAAGATCCAAGGATACATAAAATAAAAAACAACTTTGCTCTTATCATAAAAACT
Encoded proteins:
- a CDS encoding amino acid permease; the encoded protein is MDENDQLKRTIGLGTAVILVIANMIGTGVFTTSGFIMADLKNPAAMILCWFIGGILALTGALCYGELGAIFPKAGGEYVFLRESIGKPFGFLSGWVSLIVGFSAPIAAASIAFSKYLFRSIGAEASGQDVFNLFGILPLTFYTITGISVIILFSIAHWYSLSFGSRVQNILTLFKITVILAFIALGFYLGKGSLENFSSGPVSKSLFTGEFATSLIYISFAYSGWNAAAYIGSEIKEPSRNIPLSLLWGTMVVMALYMLLNLLFIYALPISEMTGIEDVGATAAISLFGVKIGTIFSGAITICLLSVISAMIMTGPRVYYAMAKDNAFPKWFGDVNPKHTTPGKAILLQAAIAIIMVITSSFDKLLMYIGFTLSLFAMLTVIGLMILRFRLPSIDRPYRTFGYPVTPVLFILSNLWIIAHTVKGNPFVLIYGGGTIVLGLFVYLYYYFKPAK
- the creB gene encoding two-component system response regulator CreB: MKPIILIVEDEPAITDNIQYALETEGFETICFSEGKIALEYLDREAIDLIVLDIGLPDISGFELCKDIRKKTNTPIIFLTARTEEVDRIVGLEIGADDYVTKPFSPRELTARIRAVLRRTARSDENSHEQGIFDIDESRRRITYKCKPVDLSKYEFNILKTFIQRPGHVFSRDRLMDMAWEEPEASLDRTVDAHIKNIRAKLKNIDPDTDPIITHRGVGYSLRDDL
- the creC gene encoding two-component system sensor histidine kinase CreC, whose protein sequence is MKLGLRIFLCYLLIFAACFFYPINWVLDHLRIRYLEGVEDVLVDQANILAAIAGRDMEKGSLDVEKWERIFREVKSRELSSRIYDFDKTNVDMSIYITDKIGRLIFDSEERENIGKDYIKWRDVRLTLRGEYGARTTKKYENDNKSSVLYIAAPIIIKGKIAGVLTVAKPTTNINTYIDNAKPEISRVSLFSALCAVMLSLVATLWIIRPINRLKIYAEDIRQGKRTPFPRLDRTEIGEMGIAFERMKEALEGKKYVEQYIQTLTHEIKSPVSAIRGAAELLEENMPEERRERFLTNIRTEANRIQNIIDRMLELSELESRNRLRQLKEIDTGALIRTVIESKQPMLLKKNIAVNIKIGEELHATGDPFLLHQAVSNLVQNAIDFSPSGSQITVSASKNDNVIVIEVIDNGSGIPEYALEKIFNKFFSLNRPDTEKKSTGLGLNFVREVAELHNGKIMIVNRPEGGVKASFILPGQTE
- a CDS encoding TonB-dependent receptor, whose amino-acid sequence is MIRAKLFFILCILGSFFLSGYVTAEVQKEKSGEVFELGEIVVTANSEAISKVATTETIDRDQIQLNDFNSIADALDAMPGLAISTGSRNEAYVNVRGFNQRYVPIFFDGIPWYIPYDGYVDPGEISTGNISRITLSKGASSTLYGANTMGGVINIISMRPTESFEGSVKFNYGLDNYRGTVNLGSMIGKFYIMGGFTGLNSDYFEMSEDYVPPDEPDQDSPERGDERDNSYVRSHTESIKVGFMPTEGHEYALGYYKTSSDKGLPPNVYPSERPRFWRFPEWEKTTYYFIGDSRITDNLSAKVRLYHDEYYNVLDAFDDANYTTQNARSSFHSTYDDHTDGGSLILRTDYFNKNILSFSYHLKNDVHKSQGNTGDPWEKWETRTSSYGVEDSIELTEKAFLVAGMNYDVQEAKYANGGPTRDDDDSLNGILGLTYGLTDKTELHVSAAKKTRFPTQKELFSAYQDTAIPNPNLRKEESINYEAGISSAVPFESILDFTLFYSDVTDLITQITVGEDLDFNDNIGEASYKGFEFSLSNTYFDKNKIQLAYAYVDAQNESPDRDSDYLPETPKHQFKITDLITFNDYLSLLVKARYDKGQKEEKRNGDWVELDDYWVFDIKGMFQMTKNFQVNMSLQNLLDENYSTGYGFPREGRSLFIGLEANF